In the genome of candidate division KSB1 bacterium, the window TTGTTTCGGAAAAACTTTCAGAAGAAGAATTAGAAGCGGCCTTAACTCATGAATTAAGCCATATCAAACACTTCGACATCTTGTTTAGTTGGTTATTAGAATTTCTGTTTGTTGTGATGCCGCTGCTGGTTGTGCAATTTTTTGCGTTCTACTTTGTTTTCAACGGTTCAAATTCTCAAATTGCTATTTGGGGGACAGTGGTTTTGATAATTGCATTTAGAGTTTTTGCATGGCGACGGATTTTTTTCTTTCGCGAACTCTCCTGCGATGATCGTTCAATCCAGGCTGAAGCGAATCCATTAACATTAGCTTCTGCACTTGTAAAAGTTTGCCGTTTAGGAAACCCGCTTCCACGGCACCGTTGGAAATACGGTCTGGCTTTTGCGCAAACTCTCCAAGCCACAGGCCCACGTATCGAAAACCGAGTGCAACGATTGATTAATTACAAAACTCCGAAGCTAAAGCAATTTATTGTTAAAGCGGTGCGAATCACAGTCATGACCTTGCTGATTGGCATATTCCTCTTTCTGTGGCGATTTCATACTGCTTATGGTTTCGTAAAAGTTAGAATAAGCCATATCCATGGAAATGATTGTGCTCATCAAATCGTTCTTGTAGACGATTAAGAGGAGTCATATTTTTTTAACTATGCTTACTACTCATTGTAGTAACATTAATTGATGGAGGTATCACGATGACTAAGTTCAAGGCCACTCTATTCTATTTCAGCGTTATTTTTTTACTGTTGTGGAGTCAAGCAAACGCACAGTCGTGTAGCAACTATTGCAGAACCCACAATCATAGTACAACCAGCAAAATAGATCTTGGCTACTCTGGAAGGAACTATTGTTCTGAATTCAGCGCCTGTTCAATAGACCGTGACTTGAGTGGTGCCACCGGTGAAGAGCTCCAACGCTACAAAACGGAAAAAACCCAGGATGGCGAGACCTTTTCGGATTGGACAGCTCCCGATTTTACATTACCAACCACCACAGGCGACCGAGTGTCGCTTTCCGATTACCGAGGTCAACTCGTGGCGTTGATTTTCATGTCAGGTCACTGCTCGCACTGCTTTGACACCCATAACATCTTACCAGATTTGCAAGACAAGTATGCTTCTAAAGGATTGGCGATCCTGCCCGTTTATATCAATAGCGGGTCGGTTGAGGGTGTCCGCAGTTGGAGTAAAGAGATGAATTTAAACTATCCGCTTCTGGTCTCTCAGAGCACTGATATTTCCAGACTTTATGACAGCAGAATGGTGCCATCCTTCTTTCTGATTGATCGAGAGGGAAAGATAACAAAAAAGTTCGTTGGCTATAAAAGCAAATCCACTCTGGACCGGGCGTTTGCAGAATTGGTTAATTCGAGAAGTTGAACAATATAAGCAACTCATGATTGTGAAGCACCTCACAATTTTGTTATTTCTTTTGCCAATTTATCTAAAGGCTCAAGACAACAAAATACAAATCCTTTATGATGCATTTGGTAAGGAAGTCAAAGGCACGACCTTCGATTGGGGCTTTTCAGCCCTTATCAGCTATAAGGGTAAAACCATCCTCTTTGACGCAGGTAACAACGCTGACATTTTTGGCCAGAACGCTAACGCACTCGGTGTGGACTTAAAGAAAGTTGATTTTGCTGTTTTATCTCACCGCCATTTCGATCATGCTTCCGGATTCGACCATCTTCTCAAAGTCAACCCGTCAGTAAAGCTTTACTTGCCTTATGATTGGACTCTTGGACCTCCCTATGAAGGCAATGTGCAGGGCTGGTCGCCGGAATTGACTGAGGACTTGCCGCCAGAACAAAAATATTTCATGGGAAGAACAACAAAGTATAAA includes:
- a CDS encoding M48 family metalloprotease — encoded protein: MGYFVDCYAVERLRLLALALFTLLILKVGIHLTVYQRLRRNFSEYSGQSDPYLMKIFNHANAKVKLKRLPLLYKFSNQIPLLFTIGTLRPAIFMAPIVSEKLSEEELEAALTHELSHIKHFDILFSWLLEFLFVVMPLLVVQFFAFYFVFNGSNSQIAIWGTVVLIIAFRVFAWRRIFFFRELSCDDRSIQAEANPLTLASALVKVCRLGNPLPRHRWKYGLAFAQTLQATGPRIENRVQRLINYKTPKLKQFIVKAVRITVMTLLIGIFLFLWRFHTAYGFVKVRISHIHGNDCAHQIVLVDD
- a CDS encoding TlpA family protein disulfide reductase, which codes for MTKFKATLFYFSVIFLLLWSQANAQSCSNYCRTHNHSTTSKIDLGYSGRNYCSEFSACSIDRDLSGATGEELQRYKTEKTQDGETFSDWTAPDFTLPTTTGDRVSLSDYRGQLVALIFMSGHCSHCFDTHNILPDLQDKYASKGLAILPVYINSGSVEGVRSWSKEMNLNYPLLVSQSTDISRLYDSRMVPSFFLIDREGKITKKFVGYKSKSTLDRAFAELVNSRS
- a CDS encoding MBL fold metallo-hydrolase, with the protein product MQNWLIREVEQYKQLMIVKHLTILLFLLPIYLKAQDNKIQILYDAFGKEVKGTTFDWGFSALISYKGKTILFDAGNNADIFGQNANALGVDLKKVDFAVLSHRHFDHASGFDHLLKVNPSVKLYLPYDWTLGPPYEGNVQGWSPELTEDLPPEQKYFMGRTTKYKGKTTGRFWGANAEFINKSKEISPGITLIFTRSPLLGDWSKYPPNEDEPRMSSMPELSLALNTENGQILIVGCSHSKVKEIVKEARDFLKQEIDLVTGGFHLLPYKSDYISNLANEMKNQLHVKRVAPAHCTGQLAFKIFSDVYGENYLFGGLGSEIRF